The Syngnathus acus chromosome 2, fSynAcu1.2, whole genome shotgun sequence genomic interval TCGAGGAGGATGCATGTATATGTCTTTATGTATTATTGGCTTCATACAGGTGATGAGGATGCACTCAAACGACTAACGGAACAACCAGATAGACTTTCCAGAATTAATGAGCATGGGTGGATTCCTCTACATGCAGCTGCAGTGCAGGAGAGTAAATACATACTCGAGATCATCTTTTCAGGTATTGTCTTCTAATTATTTGACCACACGGCTTTTGTgctcatgttgtttgttttccagctTCACCCTTTGGTGCTGCCCAGTGTCGCACATTCAAGGGGGAGACACCATTGTTTTTAGCTGTAGTTTATGGCCGTCGACAGAACTCCACATTCCTTTTACAGAATGGCTGCAACCCCGATATCCAGGATGATGAGCAAGATTCTCCATTAATGGCAGGTAGGTCTTGCATGCTTGTCTAGAAAATTTGGTATTTTCCGAGACTTTTATGTATCTGTTGCCCCTTATTTCTTAGCTATTCTAAATGACCAGTATGACCTGGCAACATTATTGCTTCACTACGACGCTCAAGTGGATCAGCTCGGCCCGCTTGGAAGGACGGCACTGCATGAGGCTGCCTTCCTTGGCTTGGAGAACTTTGTTTGTCTGCTCCTTGAGTCTGGTGCCAACCCAAATGCATGTGacatcaaaaagaaaacaccacTTGCTCTGGCGGCACAAAATGGACATCTAAACGTGATGGAGCACTTGTTACAGAAAGGTACAAGATGAGCTGGAGTAAAAGGAAAGAGATATGAGCAATACGTATGTTGTACAACCATAAAGCaattgaatatttgttttgtaggcgCAAATGTTGAGTGCCAATCAGAATCTGGCAGTATCTTGTTTGACGCAGCAGCATCAGGAAACCCTGATGTAATATCCTTGCTGCTGGACCATGGAGCAGATCCTAACTCGCCTTTTTACAGTGGCCATCTGCCAATTCACCATGCGGCATATCATGGTCACATTCTGTGAGTAACATTGTGCTGTTCCATTTTTACTTGACCCTACAGCTTTGTTCTTAACTCACCTGTTCTTTGACAGAGCACTACAACGCCTCATCCCAGTGACAAAACTGTGTGCAATAAAGGAGAGTGGGATGAGTCCTCTTCACTCTGCAGCTGCTGGAGGGCATGCACATTGCTTGGAGTTGCTGCtcaaagctgactttgacccAAACCAAATGTTACACCCGAGAGTGCGCCGCAACTATGATGATGAACGCAAGTCTGCCCTTTTTTTCTCCGTGTCCAACAACGATCTTCAGTGCACTCGCCTGTTGCTGCAGGCGGGGGCAATGGTGAACCAGGACCCTATCAGTTGTTTACAAGTGGCAATGAGACAGGGCAACTATGAGCTCATTAATACCTTGCTGAAGTTTGGGGCAAATGTGAACTACTACTCTCGAGTCAACCCTACCCACTTTCCCTCAGCCCTGCAGGATGCACTAAAAGACGAAGTCATGCTGAGAATGATTTTGAACCACGGCTACGACGTCAAACGTTGTTTTGACTGCCCGTATGGTGACGGTCGCCATGACTCGGCTCCTTGGACAACATCGGTTATCAAAGATATGGTGGTGAGATGGGTCAAAAATTGTAGAAATAAGCGGTACCCCAAATTGTGTAGCATACATTCAGTATGCTTTACATCacaagtgtcaaactcaaggcccgggggccaaatacggcctgccacatcattttatgtggcccgcgaagacaaattgtgcatcaaatccgtgtgtcattactagaattgcaaattgtcttcacttttaataatatctttttttaaaatatttgactagtttttactcgtctgatttgaaaacgagttatttgtcagttttgtagcttttactgtatataatatgaggtgctcatacatttatttgggttgacagtcataatggccctccgaaagaagctatgactacgatgcggcccgcgaaaaaaaaatgagtttgacacccctgctttacaTGAAACTGGtccaaaaaaggttggggactaCAGATGTGGAGGAAACACATTCCAGGATGTTTCAGTGGTAGTGACCTGATATcttattttttctctttagttCTGTGAGGTGATAACAGTGTCTTGGCTCAAGCACTTATCTGCTCAGGTGGTACGAATCATGCTCGACTACACCAACCATGTCACCTTCTGCGCCAAAATGAGGGAAGTCTTACAGGAGCAAAAGCAGTGGGCGCAGATCTGCCAAATCCAAAGTATGCATTTGTTACTTCATCAATCATTTTAGGCATTGTTGACCTCAGGTGAACTTGCTGAATTGATTATTTCCCAGGAAATGCACGAAGCTTGAAGCACCTGTGCCGGCTGCAGATTCGAGAGCATCTTAATGGACTCCGTTTGAAAGCGTCTGTTTTCATCAGTTACCTCC includes:
- the asb14b gene encoding dynein heavy chain 12, axonemal isoform X1, giving the protein MNADTKDDIFQSEDDSDEDVTTQSIIEESLIEYRKLKGLSPSHLNSTEDPDDIFKTIAEGDEDALKRLTEQPDRLSRINEHGWIPLHAAAVQESKYILEIIFSASPFGAAQCRTFKGETPLFLAVVYGRRQNSTFLLQNGCNPDIQDDEQDSPLMAAILNDQYDLATLLLHYDAQVDQLGPLGRTALHEAAFLGLENFVCLLLESGANPNACDIKKKTPLALAAQNGHLNVMEHLLQKGANVECQSESGSILFDAAASGNPDVISLLLDHGADPNSPFYSGHLPIHHAAYHGHILALQRLIPVTKLCAIKESGMSPLHSAAAGGHAHCLELLLKADFDPNQMLHPRVRRNYDDERKSALFFSVSNNDLQCTRLLLQAGAMVNQDPISCLQVAMRQGNYELINTLLKFGANVNYYSRVNPTHFPSALQDALKDEVMLRMILNHGYDVKRCFDCPYGDGRHDSAPWTTSVIKDMVFCEVITVSWLKHLSAQVVRIMLDYTNHVTFCAKMREVLQEQKQWAQICQIQRNARSLKHLCRLQIREHLNGLRLKASVFISYLPLPPRLKEYLLYKEFDVYNRGSLDTVSSVTCHQADRVVPHRV
- the asb14b gene encoding dynein heavy chain 12, axonemal isoform X3 gives rise to the protein MNADTKDDIFQSEDDSDEDVTTQSIIEESLIEYRKLKGLSPSHLNSTEDPDDIFKTIAEGDEDALKRLTEQPDRLSRINEHGWIPLHAAAVQESKYILEIIFSASPFGAAQCRTFKGETPLFLAVVYGRRQNSTFLLQNGCNPDIQDDEQDSPLMAAILNDQYDLATLLLHYDAQVDQLGPLGRTALHEAAFLGLENFVCLLLESGANPNACDIKKKTPLALAAQNGHLNVMEHLLQKASGNPDVISLLLDHGADPNSPFYSGHLPIHHAAYHGHILALQRLIPVTKLCAIKESGMSPLHSAAAGGHAHCLELLLKADFDPNQMLHPRVRRNYDDERKSALFFSVSNNDLQCTRLLLQAGAMVNQDPISCLQVAMRQGNYELINTLLKFGANVNYYSRVNPTHFPSALQDALKDEVMLRMILNHGYDVKRCFDCPYGDGRHDSAPWTTSVIKDMVFCEVITVSWLKHLSAQVVRIMLDYTNHVTFCAKMREVLQEQKQWAQICQIQRNARSLKHLCRLQIREHLNGLRLKASVFISYLPLPPRLKEYLLYKEFDVYNRGSLDTVSSVTCHQADRVVPHRV
- the asb14b gene encoding dynein heavy chain 12, axonemal isoform X2: MNADTKDDIFQSEDDSDEDVTTQSIIEESLIEYRKLKGLSPSHLNSTEDPDDIFKTIAEGDEDALKRLTEQPDRLSRINEHGWIPLHAAAVQESKYILEIIFSASPFGAAQCRTFKGETPLFLAVVYGRRQNSTFLLQNGCNPDIQDDEQDSPLMAAILNDQYDLATLLLHYDAQVDQLGPLGRTALHEAAFLGLENFVCLLLESGANPNACDIKKKTPLALAAQNGHLNVMEHLLQKAASGNPDVISLLLDHGADPNSPFYSGHLPIHHAAYHGHILALQRLIPVTKLCAIKESGMSPLHSAAAGGHAHCLELLLKADFDPNQMLHPRVRRNYDDERKSALFFSVSNNDLQCTRLLLQAGAMVNQDPISCLQVAMRQGNYELINTLLKFGANVNYYSRVNPTHFPSALQDALKDEVMLRMILNHGYDVKRCFDCPYGDGRHDSAPWTTSVIKDMVFCEVITVSWLKHLSAQVVRIMLDYTNHVTFCAKMREVLQEQKQWAQICQIQRNARSLKHLCRLQIREHLNGLRLKASVFISYLPLPPRLKEYLLYKEFDVYNRGSLDTVSSVTCHQADRVVPHRV
- the asb14b gene encoding ankyrin repeat and SOCS box protein 14 isoform X4, which produces MNADTKDDIFQSEDDSDEDVTTQSIIEESLIEYRKLKGLSPSHLNSTEDPDDIFKTIAEGDEDALKRLTEQPDRLSRINEHGWIPLHAAAVQESKYILEIIFSASPFGAAQCRTFKGETPLFLAVVYGRRQNSTFLLQNGCNPDIQDDEQDSPLMAAILNDQYDLATLLLHYDAQVDQLGPLGRTALHEAAFLGLENFVCLLLESGANPNACDIKKKTPLALAAQNGHLNVMEHLLQKGANVECQSESGSILFDAAASGNPDVISLLLDHGADPNSPFYSGHLPIHHAAYHGHILALQRLIPVTKLCAIKESGMSPLHSAAAGGHAHCLELLLKADFDPNQMLHPRVRRNYDDERKSALFFSVSNNDLQCTRLLLQAGAMVNQDPISCLQVAMRQGNYELINTLLKFGANVNYYSRVNPTHFPSALQDALKDEVMLRMILNHGYDVKRCFDCPYGDGRHDSAPWTTSVIKDMVVRWVKNCRNKRYPKLCSIHSVCFT